The Nitrospirota bacterium nucleotide sequence CGATTTCGTGGGCAACGGCATGCAGGTCTTGTCGTCCGAAGAACGGCAGGTCTTGTTTCGCGCGCGCTATCTCCTGAGCCGGACGGTGAGGGCCGAGACCTTTTCTGCCGATTCGCTGCATGCCGCTCTTGAGCAACGGCTCGATGAACTACGCTCTCCTCTGGCTTCGATGATCAAGGCCTATATTCCGACCGATCCAACCGGAGAATTTCTCGGGATCCTCCAGTCCTGGTCTGGGTGGGAATCGTCGGCCACACATCGCGGAGTCTGGATGTCGGGTGATCACCAGCGCGCCTTGTTGGTCGTTGAAACCAAAGCCGCGGGGTTCGATGCCGATGCGCAGGAAGCGATTCAACGGGATATTCGGGCGTCGTTTCATCGGGTGGCCGATGGGCCATCACCATCGGCCCGGTTGTTGATGAGCGGCCCCGGGGTCTTTACGGTCGAGATCCAGCGGACGATAGAGCGTGAAGTCTGGTGGCTCTCGACCCTGGCTGCTACGCTGGTCTTTCTCTTTCTCTACGCCAGCTATCGATCCTGGATGCTGGTGCTGCTGAGTCTGATTCCGCTTTCGAGCGGGATTTTGGCCGGCATGGTCGCGGTGCATAGTTGGTTCGGGTTTGTGCACGGCATTACGCTGGGATTCGGCATCACGCTGTTAGGCGTAGCCGACGATTACCCCATCCATTTATTCAGCCATCTGAACAAGCAGGCTTCTGCTCGTGCGACCATGCGGGCGATCTGGCCGACGATGCGGCTCGGGGTGCTCACGACCGCGATCGGATTTTCCTCCCTGCTGCTGGCTGGCTTTCCGGCATTGGCGCAACTGGGGCTTTTCGCTCTGGCAGGCCTGGGCACTGCAGTCTTGGTGACTCGATGGGTATTGCCGGTCTGTATCCCAGCCGGTTTTGTCCCACGAGAGATCCGGACCGATCTGCTTGGCACGATGGCGTATTTGTCGAAGGCGAAAGTGGTGGTGCCGGTGGCCGTCGTCCTTGCGACAATCGTGATGATATGGTCAGATACGCCATTGTGGGAAGAGGATCTGGCGAAGATTAGTCCTGTCTCGGAGGAGAAGAAGCAACTCGACCAGCAGTTGCGTCGTGCGCTCGGTGCACCGGATATGCGGGATCTCCTGGTGGTCGAAGCGGCGACGCAAGAAGACCTGTTAGAACGGAGTGAAGCGGTGATGCCACAACTGGATCGTCTTCGAGAAGCCGGCGCGTTGGAGGGATATGATCTGGTGTCGCGCTACTTGCCCAGCCATCATGTGCAGCAAGAGCGGCAGCAGTCCTTGCCCAATTCTGTTGATTTGAAGGATTGGCTGGGCGAGGCGGTGAAGGGATTGCCGT carries:
- a CDS encoding MMPL family transporter yields the protein MKAAWWPVLVWVALITGAVWFTGTRLSVHSELGDLLPEGTTATQRLLLTQVRSGLAGRMLLLAIEGAPPDELARLSKTLGEGLREHAQIDFVGNGMQVLSSEERQVLFRARYLLSRTVRAETFSADSLHAALEQRLDELRSPLASMIKAYIPTDPTGEFLGILQSWSGWESSATHRGVWMSGDHQRALLVVETKAAGFDADAQEAIQRDIRASFHRVADGPSPSARLLMSGPGVFTVEIQRTIEREVWWLSTLAATLVFLFLYASYRSWMLVLLSLIPLSSGILAGMVAVHSWFGFVHGITLGFGITLLGVADDYPIHLFSHLNKQASARATMRAIWPTMRLGVLTTAIGFSSLLLAGFPALAQLGLFALAGLGTAVLVTRWVLPVCIPAGFVPREIRTDLLGTMAYLSKAKVVVPVAVVLATIVMIWSDTPLWEEDLAKISPVSEEKKQLDQQLRRALGAPDMRDLLVVEAATQEDLLERSEAVMPQLDRLREAGALEGYDLVSRYLPSHHVQQERQQSLPNSVDLKDWLGEAVKGLPFAPGLFVPFLDEVEVARRQPLVDRDLFRGTPLGLKIEALMLEDHGRWVAVAPLRGVVDRQGLKAAVAGWGESAVTYVDIKEESNRLMRDYRNRTVQLLGWGTIAIAGALAIGLKSLSQLWRVLVPIIAGLIVVVGILNLSGESLSLFHVATLLLVVGLGLDYALFFNRVEDQGEERQRTVFGLLVCSTTTVLVFGVLACSSIPVLHAIGLTAACGSLTCLLFAGFLAGQDSHVS